The following coding sequences lie in one Kamptonema formosum PCC 6407 genomic window:
- a CDS encoding aspartate/glutamate racemase family protein → MYAVYTHRKSRRSDRAIDMKIKVINPNTTASMTRKIGIAAQAAANSSTEIIACNPVMGPASIEGHYDEALSAIGILDEIRKGEAEGIDGYAIACFGDPGLLAARELARGPVLGIAEAAMHAASFIATGFSIVTTLNRTRIIAKQLVENYGMTRFCQGIRGTELSVLELEKSGSQAQKIITEECRKALIEDSSGAIILGCAGMTDLVRQISQDIDAPVIDGVSAAVKFVEVLISLGLGTSKVGDLAYPLAKSYTGMLSNFAPKS, encoded by the coding sequence TTGTATGCAGTATACACCCACCGCAAATCCAGGAGGAGCGATCGCGCCATTGACATGAAAATCAAAGTCATAAATCCCAATACGACGGCTAGCATGACCCGAAAAATCGGGATTGCAGCTCAAGCAGCAGCCAACTCCAGCACAGAAATTATTGCTTGCAATCCTGTCATGGGGCCTGCTTCCATCGAGGGGCATTATGATGAAGCCCTCAGCGCGATAGGGATTTTAGATGAAATCCGTAAAGGAGAAGCAGAGGGTATTGATGGTTATGCGATCGCTTGCTTTGGCGATCCAGGTTTGTTAGCGGCTCGCGAATTGGCACGAGGCCCCGTTTTAGGCATAGCAGAAGCGGCGATGCACGCTGCTAGTTTCATTGCCACAGGATTTTCAATTGTGACAACTTTGAACCGCACGCGGATCATTGCCAAACAATTAGTAGAAAACTACGGCATGACTCGCTTTTGCCAAGGAATTCGCGGTACTGAATTATCAGTCCTTGAACTAGAAAAATCAGGCTCTCAAGCTCAAAAAATAATTACAGAAGAGTGTCGAAAAGCTCTCATTGAAGATAGTTCTGGGGCAATTATTTTGGGATGTGCTGGTATGACTGATTTAGTTCGCCAAATTAGTCAAGACATCGATGCACCTGTTATCGATGGTGTCAGTGCTGCGGTTAAGTTTGTAGAAGTCCTGATTAGTTTAGGTTTGGGTACGAGTAAAGTAGGTGATTTAGCCTATCCGCTCGCCAAATCTTATACAGGAATGCTCTCGAATTTTGCTCCCAAATCTTAG
- a CDS encoding alanine/glycine:cation symporter family protein yields MSLSTKIFTEYAQSLSAILEIVDSVFNQLVHQLSLVIFFKIGGENGFPLIILWLICAATFFTIRLGFPNIRLFKHAIDVVIGKYDDPNEEGEVSHFQALATAISGTVGLGNIAGVAIAIQLGGPGASFWMTLAGFLGMTSKFVECGLANKYRVIEADGTVEGGPMYYIKKGFADRGMASLGQILSYTFAILLIPASFSTTLFQSNQTYAAVAHIIPEFPNWLFGIIFATVIGFVLIGGITRIATITDKLTPAMAIIYTIACVTILINNFSLIPGAIATIIGSAFDLQAVTGGIFGSIVIGIRRSCFSNEAGLGTAAIAHAPAKTNEPLREGIVSLLEPFIDTIVVCNLTAITIVSTGVYATVPEGTSGIAITAEAFRTIADWFPTLLTICVILFAISTVISWSYYGQQAWIYIFGRPTLIIYRSIYVFFTFLSAIVSVGAVVEFADMMVLSMAVPNLIACYLLSNEVAADLKDYLHRLNSGQMLAYDPQKFV; encoded by the coding sequence ATGTCCTTATCCACAAAAATATTCACTGAATATGCACAATCATTGAGTGCCATCCTTGAGATCGTCGATAGTGTATTCAATCAGCTCGTCCATCAATTATCTCTCGTTATCTTTTTTAAAATTGGGGGCGAAAATGGTTTTCCTCTGATTATCTTGTGGCTGATTTGTGCAGCCACGTTTTTTACGATCCGCCTGGGTTTCCCCAATATTCGACTATTTAAACACGCAATTGACGTAGTAATAGGTAAATACGACGATCCTAACGAGGAAGGTGAAGTATCTCACTTTCAGGCCCTAGCAACTGCTATATCGGGAACAGTAGGATTAGGAAATATTGCAGGAGTAGCGATCGCAATTCAACTTGGCGGCCCTGGTGCATCCTTCTGGATGACATTAGCAGGATTTCTCGGCATGACTTCCAAATTTGTAGAATGCGGACTAGCAAATAAATATCGCGTCATAGAAGCCGATGGAACAGTTGAAGGCGGGCCGATGTACTATATCAAAAAAGGTTTTGCTGACAGAGGAATGGCTTCACTAGGACAAATTTTGTCTTATACCTTTGCCATCTTACTAATTCCTGCGAGCTTTTCAACTACTCTCTTCCAATCAAATCAAACCTATGCCGCTGTTGCACACATTATACCAGAGTTTCCTAACTGGTTATTTGGCATTATCTTTGCCACTGTCATCGGCTTTGTACTCATTGGTGGCATTACTAGGATTGCCACCATTACAGACAAACTCACTCCAGCTATGGCAATTATTTATACCATTGCTTGCGTGACAATTCTGATTAATAACTTCAGCCTGATTCCGGGTGCGATCGCCACAATCATCGGTTCAGCTTTTGACCTGCAGGCAGTCACCGGTGGCATCTTCGGTTCAATAGTCATCGGTATTCGGCGAAGTTGCTTTTCTAATGAGGCTGGACTAGGAACCGCTGCGATCGCTCATGCACCAGCTAAAACCAATGAACCCTTACGGGAAGGAATTGTTAGTTTACTTGAACCTTTCATTGACACCATAGTTGTTTGCAACCTGACAGCAATTACCATTGTCTCTACAGGTGTTTATGCTACAGTGCCAGAAGGTACATCAGGTATTGCCATCACTGCCGAAGCCTTCAGAACCATTGCTGATTGGTTCCCGACACTCTTAACTATTTGTGTGATACTTTTCGCGATTTCAACTGTAATTTCTTGGAGTTACTACGGCCAACAAGCCTGGATTTATATCTTTGGCAGACCAACTCTGATTATCTATCGCAGTATCTACGTTTTCTTTACATTTTTGAGTGCTATTGTCAGTGTGGGAGCTGTCGTTGAATTTGCTGATATGATGGTGCTAAGTATGGCAGTCCCTAACCTGATAGCTTGTTATCTCCTATCCAATGAAGTAGCTGCCGATCTGAAGGACTATCTACACCGGCTTAACTCTGGACAAATGCTCGCTTACGATCCTCAAAAATTTGTTTAA